In Hydrogenovibrio thermophilus, the following are encoded in one genomic region:
- a CDS encoding EAL domain-containing protein: MKHPSNIPLFATSQESLTVSHFMHHGLETCPPDMSIKSVIGLLSQKNIGSILVEDNGEIEGIWTRTDLLRLDVSKPEVLQAPIAMVMNTPVWRVHKDELVSSATYLFHKKHIHHLLVVDCDERPVGVLAQSDLVNAKASEHFLEGVAIRELLSGHLHFIDAHADLNEVLAMMAEKDVDALVVRKEDELGIVSMRDLLKCFALLENYDDLTVKDIASWPLISVSHDQSLSYVRHFMMERKFHHIGVEDDDGTLLDLISFSELLHRIEENFHYQTSISIKEKEQRVLEAETLYRDLLSMSMHGVLIYQNDRIAYANHEVYNLLGYQECDLMEKSLLDLVPETEREAFALRLREMEHHHPAYIEQKLLCHDNRRVSVELSHKPITYHAEPAHLVVMNDLSFRHETERFQMLTRSVFDNAGEGILVTDARNRFVLVNRKFEDITGYDFKDVAGKDPSMLSSGKQAENFYREMWASLNATGTWQGEIWNRKKDGTIYPEWLTINAVKNKTGEVMHYVGLMNDLSQQKATEQEINRLSFYDILTGLPNVSLFKNRLQQSIKKSSRESQKVALLIVDIARFKMFNDAVGYEYGDQLLKAVAQRLNQLLDSEDSVARLGADNFLILMEDIQNKNETAEFAEQLIEAFLEPFSIDGQDHVLDVKIGIALSSLDGDEALDLMKSADEALFEAKKLPHSGYAFHSSELTTTTSEYFFYEKALRQGIENKELITYFQPQICLKANRVIGAEALVRWLHPEMGVVPPSKFIGISESTGLIIPLGREILAQACRHWQAWQKQGFELERISVNVSTIQLMHQDFVSSVAEVLAETGINPAVLELEVTESFLLQNEQQGIEVLYALKELGVALSMDDFGTGFSSLSYLKKLPLDQLKIDQSFVQSLPDDAEDLAIVEAIIAVGKAVGVEVIAEGVETELQAKFLHDKGCLLAQGFGFSRPLPPEEFLGWCRSFNQMD; the protein is encoded by the coding sequence TAAAGACGAACTGGTGTCGTCCGCCACGTATCTGTTCCACAAGAAACACATCCATCATCTGCTGGTCGTCGATTGCGACGAACGTCCGGTGGGCGTTTTGGCGCAATCCGACCTGGTCAACGCCAAGGCCAGCGAACATTTTCTGGAAGGCGTCGCCATCCGTGAATTGCTGAGCGGGCACTTGCACTTCATCGACGCCCATGCCGACCTCAACGAGGTATTGGCGATGATGGCGGAAAAAGACGTGGACGCCTTGGTGGTGCGCAAGGAAGACGAACTCGGGATTGTCTCGATGCGGGATTTGCTGAAGTGTTTTGCGCTGCTGGAAAATTACGATGACCTGACGGTTAAGGACATCGCTTCCTGGCCGTTGATCAGTGTGTCTCACGATCAAAGTCTGTCGTATGTGCGCCATTTCATGATGGAGCGAAAATTCCACCATATCGGCGTGGAAGACGACGACGGCACCTTACTGGATTTAATCAGCTTTTCCGAACTGTTGCACCGTATCGAAGAAAACTTCCATTACCAGACCAGCATCAGCATCAAAGAGAAAGAACAGCGGGTATTGGAAGCGGAAACCCTGTATCGCGACTTGCTGAGCATGTCGATGCATGGTGTGCTGATTTATCAAAACGACCGCATCGCCTACGCCAACCACGAAGTCTATAACCTGTTGGGCTATCAGGAGTGCGATCTGATGGAAAAATCGCTGTTGGATCTGGTGCCGGAGACCGAACGGGAAGCTTTTGCCTTGCGTTTGCGGGAAATGGAACATCACCATCCGGCCTACATCGAACAGAAATTGCTGTGTCACGACAATCGCCGGGTCTCGGTGGAACTGTCGCATAAACCGATTACCTATCACGCCGAACCGGCGCATTTGGTGGTGATGAACGATTTGAGTTTCCGGCATGAAACCGAGCGGTTCCAGATGCTGACCCGTTCGGTGTTCGACAATGCCGGGGAAGGCATTCTCGTCACCGACGCCCGTAACCGCTTCGTGCTGGTCAATCGTAAGTTCGAAGACATCACCGGCTACGACTTCAAGGATGTCGCAGGCAAAGACCCGTCGATGCTCAGTTCCGGTAAGCAAGCGGAAAACTTCTATCGCGAAATGTGGGCCTCGCTGAATGCCACCGGCACCTGGCAGGGCGAAATCTGGAACCGTAAGAAAGACGGCACCATCTATCCGGAATGGTTGACTATCAACGCGGTGAAAAACAAAACCGGCGAAGTGATGCACTACGTCGGCTTGATGAACGATTTGAGCCAGCAAAAGGCCACCGAACAGGAAATCAACCGCCTGTCGTTTTACGACATTTTGACCGGCTTGCCGAATGTGTCGCTGTTCAAAAACCGCTTGCAGCAGTCCATCAAAAAATCCTCTCGGGAATCCCAGAAGGTCGCATTGTTGATTGTGGACATCGCCCGTTTCAAGATGTTCAACGATGCCGTAGGCTACGAATACGGCGACCAATTACTGAAAGCCGTGGCGCAACGTTTGAACCAACTGCTGGATTCGGAAGATTCCGTGGCGCGTTTGGGGGCGGACAATTTCCTGATTCTGATGGAAGACATCCAAAATAAGAACGAAACGGCCGAATTCGCCGAGCAGTTGATTGAAGCTTTCCTGGAACCTTTCAGCATTGACGGTCAGGATCATGTGCTCGACGTCAAAATCGGTATCGCCTTGTCGTCTCTGGACGGCGACGAAGCCTTGGATTTGATGAAATCCGCCGACGAAGCCTTGTTTGAAGCCAAGAAACTGCCGCACAGCGGTTACGCTTTCCATTCCTCGGAATTGACCACCACCACCTCGGAATACTTCTTCTACGAAAAAGCGTTGCGTCAGGGCATTGAAAACAAAGAGCTGATTACCTATTTCCAACCACAAATCTGCCTGAAAGCCAATCGGGTGATCGGAGCCGAAGCGCTGGTGCGTTGGTTACACCCGGAAATGGGTGTGGTACCGCCGAGCAAATTCATCGGCATCAGCGAATCCACTGGCTTGATTATTCCATTGGGACGCGAGATTCTCGCCCAGGCCTGCCGCCACTGGCAGGCCTGGCAAAAACAGGGATTCGAGTTGGAGCGCATATCGGTGAACGTTTCCACCATCCAGTTGATGCATCAGGACTTTGTGTCTTCGGTGGCCGAGGTACTGGCGGAAACCGGCATCAATCCGGCGGTGCTGGAACTGGAAGTGACCGAAAGCTTCCTGTTGCAAAACGAGCAACAGGGCATTGAAGTTCTCTACGCTTTGAAGGAATTGGGTGTGGCCTTGTCGATGGACGATTTCGGGACCGGCTTCTCGTCTTTGTCCTATTTGAAGAAACTGCCGTTGGACCAGTTGAAAATCGACCAGTCTTTCGTGCAGTCGCTGCCCGACGATGCCGAAGACCTAGCCATTGTCGAAGCCATTATCGCGGTCGGAAAAGCCGTCGGGGTGGAAGTCATCGCCGAGGGCGTCGAAACCGAGTTGCAGGCCAAATTCCTGCACGACAAAGGCTGCTTGCTGGCGCAAGGCTTCGGCTTCAGTCGGCCATTGCCGCCGGAAGAATTCCTCGGCTGGTGCCGTTCATTCAATCAGATGGATTGA
- a CDS encoding sensor histidine kinase, whose amino-acid sequence MFNQAWSNFRQQLSAKLKPVWEGSLYQWMLGSFVVVSLPLMFAIVYALVSMDSYSKQAHKTVFQTVMVTENSRLILERLVSMERSIRQYQVLKETSLLDAFLTHHQKFISLVDASKPYDIDSDLAKKLNQLKQLEMELFESVYNRAFFEQKPVLAEDVGQFEILTNQAKQIIEMGSRQQSLEVQALSEYEASVRERVFYIVLASGLLAFLLSVVFVHFITKPIRKTGSVIRRLVKDDFETPIEISAGPRDVRELGANLEGLRQELKHLENEKQQFIRNISHELKTPLATLKEGTDLLSEELIGSLTSEQKEVVQLMQVGNFNIMNLVANLLEYQKAVSIQSRLDLGDVDVSKLVAQLVADYQLLVQNKGVVLDVAVPRFKIVADAAKLKMILSNFLSNAIKFSGSGDHIGLSVTRTDTGLRFLVEDQGPGIPEELHKAIFEDFFQGEMQPGSTMKGTGLGLAIVGYYVDKHGGEIHLLPPNEHYSGARFALDLPVEPVT is encoded by the coding sequence ATGTTTAACCAGGCCTGGTCGAATTTCCGCCAACAGTTGAGCGCCAAACTGAAACCGGTTTGGGAAGGTTCCCTGTACCAGTGGATGCTCGGCAGTTTCGTAGTGGTGAGTTTGCCGTTGATGTTTGCGATAGTGTACGCCCTGGTGTCGATGGACAGTTACTCCAAACAGGCGCATAAAACCGTGTTTCAGACGGTGATGGTCACCGAAAACAGTCGCTTGATTCTGGAACGTCTGGTGTCGATGGAACGCAGTATCCGCCAATATCAGGTGTTGAAAGAAACCTCGCTGCTGGATGCGTTTCTGACCCATCATCAAAAGTTCATCAGTCTGGTGGATGCGTCCAAACCCTACGACATCGATTCCGATTTGGCGAAGAAACTGAACCAGTTGAAGCAGCTGGAAATGGAACTGTTCGAGTCGGTGTACAACCGCGCGTTTTTCGAGCAAAAACCGGTGCTGGCGGAAGACGTCGGCCAGTTTGAGATACTGACCAATCAGGCCAAACAAATCATTGAAATGGGGTCGCGCCAGCAATCACTCGAAGTGCAGGCCTTGTCGGAATACGAAGCGTCGGTGCGCGAACGGGTGTTTTACATCGTGCTGGCCAGCGGCTTGTTGGCGTTTTTGTTGAGCGTGGTGTTCGTGCATTTCATCACCAAGCCGATTCGCAAGACTGGTTCGGTGATTCGCCGTTTGGTGAAGGACGATTTTGAAACGCCCATCGAGATTTCCGCCGGGCCGCGCGATGTGCGCGAACTGGGCGCCAATCTGGAAGGTTTGCGGCAGGAATTGAAGCACCTCGAAAATGAGAAACAGCAGTTCATCCGCAACATCTCCCATGAACTGAAAACACCGCTGGCCACGTTGAAAGAAGGCACGGACTTGCTGTCGGAGGAACTGATCGGCTCCCTGACGTCGGAGCAGAAAGAAGTGGTGCAACTGATGCAGGTCGGTAACTTCAATATCATGAACCTGGTCGCCAACCTGTTGGAATACCAGAAAGCGGTGTCGATTCAATCCCGGCTCGATCTGGGTGACGTGGATGTGTCCAAACTGGTGGCGCAACTGGTCGCCGATTATCAATTGTTGGTGCAGAACAAGGGCGTTGTCTTGGATGTGGCGGTGCCAAGGTTTAAAATTGTGGCGGACGCCGCCAAGTTGAAGATGATTTTGAGTAACTTCCTGTCCAACGCCATCAAGTTTTCCGGGTCGGGCGACCACATTGGTTTGTCGGTGACACGCACCGATACTGGATTGCGTTTTCTGGTGGAAGATCAGGGCCCGGGCATTCCGGAAGAATTGCATAAAGCGATTTTCGAAGACTTTTTTCAGGGCGAGATGCAACCCGGTTCGACCATGAAAGGCACCGGACTCGGGTTGGCGATTGTCGGTTATTATGTGGATAAACACGGCGGCGAGATACATCTGTTGCCACCGAACGAACATTATTCTGGAGCGCGTTTTGCTTTGGATTTACCTGTGGAGCCAGTGACATGA
- a CDS encoding helix-hairpin-helix domain-containing protein: MAFSKQETTQLLALKGVGPTVIQRLEEIGIDSFDVLRTYSVDEVVETVADKLRTSCWKNSPQARAAVAAAIELAGQESHV; this comes from the coding sequence ATGGCATTTTCCAAGCAGGAAACGACGCAGTTATTGGCCTTGAAAGGAGTGGGGCCCACGGTTATCCAACGCTTGGAAGAAATCGGTATTGATTCCTTTGACGTTTTGCGAACCTACAGTGTGGATGAGGTGGTTGAAACCGTCGCGGACAAGTTGAGAACCTCTTGTTGGAAAAACAGTCCGCAAGCACGCGCTGCTGTGGCCGCCGCCATTGAGCTGGCCGGGCAGGAGTCGCATGTTTAA